A window of Shewanella mesophila contains these coding sequences:
- a CDS encoding alpha-amylase family protein, which produces MTHHRFTPLIALAAIAGAWLPFSLNAASKSAPTQALAPSADMTTEKPVIYQVFTRLFGNTNTTNKPWGTIADNGVGKFSDFTPLALESIHALGVSHIWYTGVPHHAVVNDYRNIGITLDDPDVVKGRAGSPYAVKDYYNVNPDLADKPANRLAEFEALIARTHQAGMKVIIDIVPNHVARNYHSLSNPKGVIDFGRQDNTALEYDKNNNFYYVVDTPFSVPDLQQPPLGGQPHPLVDGQFVESPAKWTGNGSRLAKPDANDWYETVKINYGVKPDGTFDFPHLPKGFDTKTAAEHFTFWNNISESEIPDSWKKFNQIAQYWLAKGVDGFRYDMAEMVPVEFWSYLNSQIKHVNPNALLLAEVYTPSRYRDYIHLGKMDYLYDKVGLYDTLKAIIQGQQSTSAIETDRLNVVDIASHMLHFLENHDEQRIASPEFASDPIKALPAMVVSTTLSNAPTLVYFGQEVGEDGSENAGFGQPSRTSIFDYVGVPAHQRYMNHGKFDGAMSSEEELKLRDFYAKLLNLSHQAPALLGEYTPLDDFNRQLTTSIEDKGDPKRYSQGYDDQTFAFARYSLQQKLVIVTNFSSEQAKILNLALPKPLIDKWQLKVGQYQMTDLLTDRVIKARLKVDQTNTHIALELAPLESLILQVEPE; this is translated from the coding sequence CTTGGCTGCCATTTAGCTTAAACGCGGCCTCCAAGTCTGCTCCAACGCAGGCCTTGGCACCTAGTGCAGACATGACCACTGAAAAACCCGTTATCTACCAGGTATTCACCCGCCTTTTTGGCAATACCAATACCACCAATAAGCCATGGGGAACCATCGCAGACAACGGCGTGGGTAAGTTCAGTGACTTCACTCCCCTAGCCCTTGAAAGTATCCACGCCCTCGGTGTTAGCCATATCTGGTATACCGGTGTGCCCCATCATGCTGTGGTTAATGACTACCGCAATATCGGCATCACTTTAGACGACCCCGATGTAGTAAAAGGCCGAGCGGGATCACCCTATGCCGTTAAAGATTACTATAACGTCAATCCAGATTTGGCGGACAAGCCAGCTAATCGATTAGCAGAGTTTGAAGCCTTAATTGCGCGCACACATCAAGCTGGCATGAAGGTCATTATCGATATAGTACCCAATCATGTGGCTAGGAATTATCATTCCTTATCCAATCCTAAAGGTGTCATCGACTTTGGGAGGCAAGATAATACTGCCCTTGAATACGATAAAAACAACAACTTCTATTATGTTGTAGATACCCCCTTTAGCGTCCCAGATCTGCAGCAGCCGCCACTCGGTGGCCAACCCCATCCCTTAGTTGATGGCCAGTTTGTTGAGTCGCCAGCCAAATGGACTGGCAACGGCTCGCGTTTGGCCAAACCCGATGCCAATGACTGGTATGAAACAGTAAAAATAAACTATGGCGTTAAACCAGACGGAACGTTTGATTTCCCGCATCTTCCCAAAGGCTTTGATACTAAAACGGCTGCTGAACACTTTACATTCTGGAATAACATTTCCGAAAGCGAGATCCCAGACTCATGGAAAAAGTTTAACCAAATCGCCCAGTACTGGTTAGCTAAGGGCGTAGATGGCTTTCGCTACGACATGGCAGAAATGGTGCCCGTCGAATTTTGGAGCTACCTTAACAGTCAGATAAAACACGTCAATCCCAATGCACTGCTGCTTGCGGAGGTCTACACCCCGTCACGGTATCGAGACTATATTCACTTAGGGAAAATGGACTATCTTTATGACAAAGTTGGCCTCTATGACACCCTAAAGGCCATTATCCAAGGTCAGCAGTCAACCAGTGCCATCGAAACCGATCGCCTGAATGTTGTCGATATTGCTTCCCATATGCTGCACTTTTTAGAGAACCATGATGAACAGCGCATAGCCAGCCCTGAATTTGCCAGCGATCCGATTAAAGCACTGCCAGCAATGGTGGTATCGACCACCTTGAGTAACGCGCCCACCTTAGTCTATTTTGGCCAAGAGGTCGGTGAAGATGGCAGCGAAAACGCGGGTTTTGGTCAGCCCTCAAGAACCAGTATTTTTGATTATGTTGGTGTGCCCGCTCATCAGAGGTATATGAATCATGGTAAGTTCGATGGCGCAATGTCTTCAGAAGAAGAGCTAAAACTTCGGGATTTTTACGCAAAGCTGCTTAATCTGAGTCACCAAGCGCCCGCCTTACTCGGAGAATATACGCCATTAGATGACTTTAACCGTCAACTGACGACTAGCATCGAGGATAAAGGAGACCCTAAGAGATACAGCCAGGGATATGATGATCAAACCTTTGCTTTTGCTCGGTATAGCCTGCAACAAAAGCTGGTTATCGTGACCAACTTTTCAAGTGAGCAAGCCAAAATCCTCAATCTGGCGCTGCCTAAGCCACTCATCGACAAATGGCAGCTAAAAGTGGGTCAATACCAGATGACAGATCTGTTGACCGACCGAGTTATTAAAGCAAGGCTGAAGGTGGATCAAACAAACACGCACATCGCACTCGAGCTTGCCCCGCTTGAGTCCTTGATATTGCAAGTGGAACCAGAGTAA
- a CDS encoding DEAD/DEAH box helicase — MSFSTLGLNPLILKAIGDLGYSLPTPIQAEAIPLALKGKSVIAAAQTGSGKTATFVLPILDKLAGGETQRKKRARALILTPTRELAIQVHKRIQDYAKYLDLKSMVIYGGVELAPQKQQLIEGVDIVVATPGRLRDLYTQRAIHFDEIALLVLDEADRMLDMGFIEDITKIIDSLPEERQNLMFSATLSRQVRELAKEYIPNGIHLSVTKDSQGSPDIEQWITTVDKDKKSALLSQLIQDNDWSQALIFIETKHGAAKLVTQLEKRGIQADCIHSGRAQAIREQILADFKAGKIKYLISTGISARGIDIDNLPLVINYDLPFPADEYVHRIGRTGRAGAQGQAISLVSKDDFKNLCMIESRLGHLLERREITGFVPRKAVPDSILNYVPKAKRDENGKRIVADPSLKTGSKSSSKSKLKPNFKAKPKPSSIAPTSAKSRSNANSVCQSDVSQDKPAFNPWTDSKK; from the coding sequence ATGTCATTTTCTACACTCGGTTTGAACCCTCTAATCCTTAAGGCGATCGGCGATCTCGGTTACTCTTTGCCTACACCCATTCAAGCTGAGGCAATACCATTAGCCTTAAAAGGTAAAAGTGTGATTGCGGCGGCGCAAACCGGCAGCGGCAAGACTGCAACCTTTGTTTTGCCAATATTGGATAAATTGGCCGGCGGCGAAACCCAACGAAAGAAACGTGCACGAGCACTTATTTTAACGCCAACACGAGAGTTAGCGATCCAGGTCCACAAGCGCATTCAAGATTATGCTAAATATCTGGATCTAAAGTCGATGGTGATATATGGCGGAGTCGAATTAGCGCCACAAAAGCAACAGCTTATTGAAGGTGTTGATATTGTTGTTGCAACGCCAGGACGACTTAGGGATCTCTATACCCAAAGAGCTATCCATTTTGATGAGATAGCGTTGTTAGTGTTAGATGAAGCCGATCGTATGTTAGATATGGGCTTTATCGAAGATATCACTAAGATCATCGACAGCTTACCCGAAGAACGGCAAAACCTGATGTTTTCAGCAACCTTGTCTCGTCAGGTGAGAGAGCTTGCTAAGGAGTATATTCCTAATGGTATCCATTTGTCGGTTACCAAGGATAGCCAAGGTTCGCCTGATATTGAGCAGTGGATCACCACAGTCGACAAGGATAAAAAATCAGCATTGTTAAGTCAGTTAATTCAAGACAATGACTGGTCACAGGCGCTGATCTTCATCGAGACAAAGCATGGTGCAGCTAAACTAGTTACTCAGCTGGAAAAGCGTGGTATCCAAGCCGATTGTATTCATAGTGGCCGCGCGCAAGCTATCCGTGAACAGATCTTAGCTGACTTTAAGGCAGGTAAAATCAAATATCTTATCTCTACTGGCATTTCGGCTCGTGGTATCGATATCGATAACTTGCCTTTAGTCATCAACTACGATCTGCCTTTCCCCGCCGATGAGTATGTGCATCGGATTGGTCGAACAGGACGAGCGGGCGCACAGGGCCAAGCTATCTCTTTGGTATCAAAAGACGATTTTAAAAACCTGTGTATGATTGAGAGCCGGTTGGGGCATCTACTCGAACGCCGTGAGATAACGGGGTTTGTGCCGCGCAAGGCGGTACCCGATTCTATTCTTAATTATGTGCCTAAGGCGAAGCGTGATGAAAATGGTAAACGGATCGTGGCAGATCCAAGCTTAAAGACAGGTTCAAAATCAAGTTCTAAATCAAAGCTAAAGCCGAATTTTAAAGCGAAGCCAAAGCCGAGCTCAATAGCGCCTACAAGTGCTAAATCTAGGTCTAACGCTAACTCAGTCTGTCAGTCTGATGTTAGCCAAGATAAACCCGCATTTAACCCTTGGACAGACAGTAAAAAATAG
- a CDS encoding DUF2955 domain-containing protein, translating into MFRSPANSIIRLVLFPVILLFYQQFHGIAMPILSPIFVVIFLTIMPSKPPLNMLLKLFLVLMFVSFGVVFLGGLLIDSPTGYALFCWSMLFWCFYRSHHDPKDLISTLVCLVVIIMTVLSKQFGVPIDMLPWLMFKAFAVALIITYLSFVLFPGDEQDILPDEVSNEGAETHIGLIIFKATAMSLVLIALMGTGSAQSILIAITISSMIKIPNPDDHRTFSQTKIVTTAVGILFTLPLLLLYTFGVATWVLLGVTIVLGLQLASFAIKRQCRLSIYQLLFTNFIVLTYQVIKHQGGESLSAEFMRLVYIVISVLIGALILNLTKHKPVLLDKKQD; encoded by the coding sequence ATGTTTCGTAGTCCAGCGAATTCGATTATTAGGTTGGTGCTGTTTCCAGTGATACTGCTGTTTTATCAGCAGTTTCATGGAATTGCCATGCCTATTTTATCGCCGATATTTGTTGTTATTTTTTTGACGATAATGCCATCAAAGCCGCCGCTTAATATGTTGTTAAAACTCTTTTTGGTGCTGATGTTTGTCAGTTTTGGTGTTGTGTTTCTTGGTGGTTTATTGATTGACTCGCCTACTGGGTATGCACTTTTTTGTTGGTCGATGCTGTTCTGGTGTTTTTATCGAAGCCATCATGATCCAAAAGACTTGATATCAACCTTAGTTTGTTTGGTGGTTATCATAATGACGGTATTGAGCAAGCAGTTTGGGGTGCCGATTGATATGCTGCCGTGGTTGATGTTTAAAGCGTTTGCCGTAGCACTAATTATTACCTATTTGAGCTTTGTGCTGTTTCCTGGTGATGAGCAAGATATTTTACCTGATGAAGTCAGTAATGAAGGGGCAGAGACTCATATTGGCCTTATTATATTTAAGGCTACGGCAATGAGTTTGGTCTTAATCGCGTTAATGGGCACTGGAAGCGCCCAGTCTATACTGATAGCTATCACGATCAGTAGTATGATTAAGATCCCAAACCCAGATGATCACCGCACATTCAGTCAAACAAAGATAGTGACAACCGCAGTAGGTATATTATTTACCTTACCCTTATTGTTGCTATATACCTTTGGGGTTGCCACATGGGTCCTGCTGGGAGTGACTATTGTGCTTGGGCTACAACTTGCGTCCTTTGCGATCAAAAGGCAGTGCCGTTTAAGCATTTACCAATTGTTGTTCACTAACTTTATCGTGTTGACCTACCAAGTGATCAAACATCAAGGGGGTGAGTCATTGTCAGCTGAGTTTATGCGTTTAGTCTATATCGTTATCTCTGTTCTTATTGGGGCGTTGATCTTAAACTTAACCAAACATAAGCCTGTTTTGTTAGACAAAAAACAAGACTAG
- a CDS encoding HlyD family secretion protein encodes MSVAEKSSRKMSFYIIGLIVGIWLYSLWADRVTPMTGEARVHSYLVRVAAEVSGNIIDVSVKDNQIVEAGEPLFKIDPRNYQISLQTAQANLATAGQNIGASTAAVEVAQAKVVDALAARNNAREQASRISELAGQGVLSKAELDNAIEARDRTQANLEAAEASLIQAKQSLGPAGENNPQILAAMAALEKAQLDLQKTQVSAPSRGVVTNLQLTEGQNAAVGFPLLTFIDPRGVWISALVRENSLEHIRVGNRVEIVLDALPGRVLNGKVDSIGWGTGGSNDIDQSTGFLTADTSSIKAQRYPVNIVFENGDVPKNIRYGSQATVAFFTEQSSFGEWLAGIWMNILSVWTYVS; translated from the coding sequence ATGTCTGTAGCAGAAAAATCATCTCGAAAAATGAGTTTCTATATCATTGGATTGATCGTCGGGATCTGGCTCTACAGCTTGTGGGCCGATCGGGTAACACCAATGACTGGCGAGGCGAGAGTGCATTCCTATTTGGTTAGGGTTGCTGCCGAGGTTTCGGGCAATATTATCGATGTCAGCGTTAAGGATAACCAAATCGTCGAGGCTGGTGAACCGTTGTTTAAGATAGATCCAAGAAACTATCAGATAAGCCTGCAAACTGCCCAAGCCAACCTTGCTACAGCGGGACAAAATATAGGTGCTAGCACGGCGGCAGTCGAAGTGGCTCAAGCGAAAGTCGTTGACGCCTTGGCTGCACGTAATAATGCCAGAGAACAGGCATCTCGGATCAGCGAACTTGCTGGGCAAGGGGTGTTAAGTAAGGCTGAGCTTGATAATGCGATTGAAGCGCGTGATCGTACCCAAGCTAACCTTGAAGCGGCAGAAGCATCACTTATCCAAGCCAAGCAGAGCCTTGGGCCTGCAGGTGAGAATAATCCACAGATTTTGGCCGCAATGGCAGCGCTAGAGAAGGCACAACTTGATCTACAAAAAACCCAAGTAAGCGCACCTTCTAGAGGCGTTGTTACAAATCTTCAACTCACCGAAGGTCAAAATGCCGCAGTCGGTTTCCCATTACTGACCTTTATTGATCCTCGTGGTGTATGGATATCTGCATTGGTAAGAGAGAACTCTCTTGAGCATATCCGTGTGGGTAATCGAGTGGAGATCGTACTCGATGCCTTACCTGGAAGAGTGCTTAATGGTAAGGTCGACAGTATTGGCTGGGGGACTGGTGGGAGCAATGATATTGATCAATCAACCGGTTTTCTGACAGCGGATACTAGCTCAATCAAAGCGCAGCGCTATCCAGTTAATATTGTGTTCGAAAATGGTGACGTTCCTAAAAATATTCGATATGGGTCGCAAGCCACTGTGGCGTTCTTTACCGAGCAGAGTTCCTTTGGCGAATGGTTGGCTGGAATTTGGATGAATATATTGAGTGTGTGGACTTATGTTTCGTAG
- a CDS encoding HD-GYP domain-containing protein: MNIPSRYFSRPMPQGLTDTLPLWRRLIFKRLFGFLALLCVPVYFTSIYLCIAADLWSMAVFDTLAYGVLLYILLSKTLSERNRYMTGCLLAYCIGFAFLITIGPTGAGFFWLFLFPPLTAILLGKKASIFAQFLNISCLLIVGIAFHLAPLNWPQTEGYTSFIWFVVSINFIVTNAMVTLSTSFLLGKLTRSLESTLASREATVMGLAKLAEYRDNETGAHLIRMQHYASMLATERKNDEDTPQELTDDFIHEITLSSILHDIGKVGISDAILLKPGRLTPEEFDQIKAHPTIGASVLESLLSYAPQCKFIQMGKDIAGGHHEKWDGSGYPKGLAGDAIPLSARIVTLVDVYDALTSPRCYKRPFSHQEAMSIIVEGKGSHFDPKLVESFIRINKQFEQLSKTSLEE, from the coding sequence ATGAACATCCCATCTCGCTACTTTTCGAGGCCGATGCCACAAGGTTTAACCGATACGCTTCCCCTCTGGCGTCGCCTTATCTTCAAACGGTTATTTGGATTTCTAGCACTGCTGTGTGTTCCAGTTTATTTTACTAGCATCTACTTATGCATAGCGGCAGATCTTTGGTCAATGGCGGTCTTTGATACCCTAGCCTACGGGGTATTGCTATACATCTTATTGTCAAAGACCTTATCTGAGCGTAACCGATATATGACTGGGTGTTTACTGGCATATTGTATCGGTTTTGCCTTTCTGATCACGATAGGCCCAACAGGTGCAGGTTTTTTTTGGTTATTCCTTTTTCCTCCACTAACAGCCATTCTACTTGGGAAAAAGGCCAGCATTTTTGCACAATTTCTGAATATTTCTTGCTTATTGATTGTCGGAATCGCCTTTCACCTTGCGCCACTTAATTGGCCACAAACCGAAGGCTACACCAGCTTTATCTGGTTTGTTGTCAGTATCAATTTTATTGTCACCAATGCCATGGTTACCCTATCGACCTCATTTTTACTCGGTAAATTAACACGCTCCCTTGAATCAACCTTAGCCTCAAGAGAGGCAACCGTCATGGGACTAGCCAAATTAGCCGAATACAGAGACAATGAAACTGGGGCGCACCTCATTAGAATGCAGCATTATGCAAGCATGCTGGCCACCGAACGCAAAAATGACGAAGATACACCACAAGAGTTGACCGACGATTTTATTCATGAGATCACCCTGTCTTCGATATTGCATGACATAGGCAAAGTCGGCATATCAGATGCCATATTATTGAAACCCGGTCGCCTAACGCCTGAAGAGTTTGATCAAATTAAAGCTCACCCCACCATAGGTGCAAGCGTACTAGAAAGTCTGTTAAGTTACGCCCCACAATGCAAATTCATCCAAATGGGTAAAGATATAGCGGGTGGACACCACGAAAAATGGGATGGCTCAGGCTATCCCAAAGGGCTAGCAGGAGATGCGATTCCTTTATCTGCTCGTATCGTGACGTTAGTCGATGTTTATGATGCTCTGACCTCCCCACGTTGTTATAAGCGGCCCTTTAGCCACCAAGAGGCAATGTCGATCATAGTCGAGGGTAAAGGATCGCACTTTGATCCCAAGTTGGTTGAAAGCTTTATCAGAATTAATAAACAGTTTGAACAACTATCAAAAACTTCATTAGAGGAGTAG
- a CDS encoding glycoside hydrolase family 97 protein, protein MPPFTKKPVKQDIAQSPKRISSLALTLLLSIGFITSSGIVTAKTLVVNSPNKQIQLELTDDNQRPEYRVLFHGQPIINSSKLGLVFQSLGEFGAEFLIGDSHATEVNSKWQQPWGDREWVIDKHHGLSTQLSNGKYHFYVDIKVFDDGIGFRYRVPKQGVLEALNITQELTEFSIAQANKATAWWIPARGWNRYEYLYNKTPLTEIDRVHTPFTFKLENGVHMSIHEAALVDYAAMTLDQRRDGILRADLTPWSDGLKVKTHAGFSTPWRTIQIADNATGLLNSDLILNLNEPNKLGDVTWVEPGKYMGIWWGMHLNENTWGSGDKHGATTKETKRYMDFAADNGFAGVLVEGWNTGWDGSWFHNGDVFSFTETYPDFDLPEIAAYGANKGVRLIGHHETSGSVTNYRKQMNEAYDLYEKYGVTQVKTGYVADGGDIKRVDDNGIIRHEWHDGQFMVNEYLHSVTEAAKRHISINTHEPIKDTGLRRTYPNWISREGARGQEFNAWGTPPNNPSHTTTLAYTRMLAGPMDFTPGIFDLAPKGLDAVNRVQTTLTKQLALYVVLYSPIQMAADLPRNYAKHPDAFKFIQDVPTDWQQSIALAGEVGEYVVFARQERGGKSNGSDWYLGAITDDNARIIEIDLDFLEPNKRYEAQIYRDGDKANWRTKPYDYVIETQVINAKDKLTLSLASSGGTAIRFKALD, encoded by the coding sequence ATGCCACCCTTTACCAAAAAACCAGTAAAACAAGATATTGCCCAGTCCCCCAAGAGGATTTCGAGCCTAGCACTGACCCTATTACTAAGTATTGGTTTCATCACTTCATCGGGTATAGTGACAGCAAAAACTCTCGTGGTTAACTCGCCAAATAAGCAGATACAGCTTGAACTAACTGACGACAATCAACGCCCTGAATATCGTGTGCTATTTCACGGCCAGCCCATTATCAATAGTTCAAAGCTTGGCTTGGTATTTCAATCCTTAGGCGAATTTGGCGCTGAGTTTCTCATAGGAGATAGTCACGCCACCGAAGTGAACAGTAAATGGCAACAACCTTGGGGAGATCGCGAATGGGTCATTGATAAACATCATGGCTTAAGCACGCAATTGAGTAATGGTAAATACCACTTTTATGTCGACATTAAAGTTTTCGATGATGGGATTGGTTTTCGGTATAGGGTGCCTAAGCAAGGAGTACTTGAGGCTCTCAATATCACCCAGGAGTTAACCGAGTTTTCAATAGCACAAGCTAACAAGGCAACGGCTTGGTGGATACCTGCGCGTGGCTGGAATCGATACGAATATCTGTACAACAAGACTCCACTAACTGAGATAGACAGGGTACATACCCCGTTTACCTTTAAACTTGAAAATGGCGTGCACATGAGTATTCATGAGGCTGCGCTAGTCGACTACGCCGCCATGACCTTAGATCAACGTAGAGACGGGATCCTTCGCGCCGATCTTACACCTTGGTCAGACGGTCTAAAAGTGAAAACTCACGCTGGATTTTCAACCCCGTGGCGAACCATTCAAATAGCTGATAACGCTACTGGTCTGCTTAATTCAGATCTAATCTTAAACCTCAACGAACCCAATAAACTCGGTGATGTTACTTGGGTTGAGCCTGGAAAATATATGGGTATTTGGTGGGGAATGCACCTCAATGAAAACACTTGGGGATCGGGCGATAAGCACGGCGCAACCACCAAAGAAACGAAGCGATACATGGATTTTGCTGCCGATAACGGCTTTGCGGGTGTATTGGTTGAAGGCTGGAATACCGGTTGGGATGGCAGCTGGTTCCATAATGGCGATGTGTTTAGTTTCACAGAGACTTACCCAGATTTTGATCTACCCGAAATCGCGGCCTACGGGGCGAATAAGGGGGTACGGTTAATTGGGCATCACGAAACATCGGGCTCGGTGACCAACTATCGTAAGCAGATGAATGAGGCTTACGATTTGTATGAAAAGTATGGCGTGACGCAAGTTAAAACAGGTTACGTCGCCGATGGTGGCGATATCAAACGCGTCGATGATAATGGCATCATTCGACATGAATGGCACGACGGTCAGTTTATGGTCAATGAATACCTACACAGCGTAACCGAGGCCGCCAAACGCCATATCAGCATCAATACCCATGAGCCGATTAAAGATACAGGACTTCGCCGCACCTACCCCAATTGGATAAGTCGTGAAGGCGCCCGAGGTCAAGAGTTTAACGCATGGGGAACACCGCCGAACAACCCGTCTCACACAACCACCCTCGCCTATACTCGCATGCTCGCAGGCCCTATGGATTTTACGCCGGGGATCTTCGATCTCGCGCCAAAAGGGTTAGATGCCGTCAATCGAGTCCAAACCACATTGACGAAACAGCTAGCCCTCTATGTCGTGCTTTATAGCCCAATTCAGATGGCAGCCGATCTCCCTCGTAACTATGCAAAGCATCCTGACGCCTTTAAGTTTATTCAAGATGTGCCAACCGATTGGCAGCAAAGTATCGCGCTAGCAGGCGAAGTGGGTGAATATGTTGTTTTTGCCCGTCAAGAGCGAGGCGGTAAAAGCAACGGAAGTGACTGGTACCTAGGTGCAATAACCGATGATAACGCCCGAATAATCGAGATCGATTTAGACTTTCTTGAGCCAAACAAACGCTATGAAGCGCAGATCTACCGTGATGGTGATAAGGCTAACTGGCGAACGAAGCCCTACGATTATGTTATCGAAACTCAGGTAATTAACGCAAAAGATAAACTCACCTTAAGCCTGGCAAGTAGTGGGGGCACTGCGATTCGCTTTAAGGCACTCGATTAA
- a CDS encoding M28 family peptidase has protein sequence MMNIRPTNRRFAALLLLSPFWVTPCLATATVSSQQLDVPQMAPSNEDLRLYDIATATQSDRIMSDIQTLVDFGTRHTLSDTTSNTHGVGAARRWVKAEFERISTQCGNCLDVIEVGAKVSGKRIPTDTQVVNIIAIQKGKSDPNRVVMMSGDIDSRVSDVMDSTSISPGANDNASGVAGALEAARVLSKYQFEGTIVYAALSGEEQGLYGGAALADYAKTQGWQVEAVLNNDMIGNIEGINGVVSNHTVRVFSEGVRIAETPSEAKERYFSGGENDSASRNLARHIKSLADQYMTNLDVKLIYRLDRFGRGGHHLPFNKAGFPAVRIMETNENYNRQHQDIRVENGIAYGDVIEGVDKVLTAKLTALNAISLASMAWAPTPPSDVKISGQVSANTTLNWQKSNQSNVAGYRVYWRETTESEWSYSRYVGKVDQFTFNNLVIDNYLFGVAAVGNNGNTSPVVFPGAAGQF, from the coding sequence ATGATGAACATTCGCCCCACTAACCGCCGATTTGCTGCGCTATTACTGCTTTCACCTTTTTGGGTCACCCCTTGCTTAGCAACGGCGACCGTATCATCACAACAACTCGACGTCCCGCAGATGGCACCTTCAAACGAAGATTTACGCCTTTATGATATCGCCACCGCAACCCAAAGCGATCGCATCATGAGTGACATTCAAACCTTAGTCGATTTTGGTACGCGCCATACTCTGTCTGATACGACGTCAAATACTCATGGGGTCGGCGCCGCTCGCCGCTGGGTGAAGGCCGAGTTTGAGCGCATCTCTACGCAATGTGGCAATTGCCTCGATGTCATTGAAGTGGGCGCAAAGGTCTCTGGTAAACGTATTCCCACTGACACCCAAGTGGTCAATATCATCGCCATTCAAAAAGGTAAATCGGATCCTAATCGCGTTGTGATGATGAGTGGTGATATCGATTCACGGGTGAGCGATGTGATGGACTCAACCTCTATCTCTCCTGGTGCTAACGATAATGCCTCCGGCGTAGCTGGCGCGTTAGAAGCCGCTCGGGTGTTATCAAAATATCAATTTGAAGGCACCATTGTTTATGCGGCGCTTTCAGGTGAAGAACAGGGCTTATATGGCGGCGCAGCACTTGCTGATTATGCCAAAACCCAAGGCTGGCAAGTAGAAGCTGTGCTTAACAACGATATGATAGGTAACATCGAAGGGATCAACGGTGTGGTAAGTAATCATACGGTACGCGTGTTTTCAGAAGGCGTGCGCATAGCTGAAACGCCTAGCGAAGCAAAAGAGCGTTATTTCAGTGGTGGCGAGAACGATTCTGCCTCACGTAATCTTGCTCGTCATATTAAGTCCCTTGCCGATCAATATATGACGAATCTGGATGTGAAATTAATCTATCGCTTAGATCGTTTTGGTCGCGGTGGTCACCATTTGCCCTTCAATAAAGCCGGTTTTCCAGCGGTACGAATAATGGAAACTAACGAAAACTACAACCGACAGCATCAAGATATTCGAGTCGAAAATGGTATAGCCTATGGCGATGTCATCGAGGGCGTCGATAAGGTGCTTACGGCAAAACTCACCGCATTAAATGCGATTAGCCTAGCATCGATGGCTTGGGCACCCACACCGCCGAGTGACGTGAAGATCAGTGGTCAAGTCTCTGCTAACACGACCCTTAATTGGCAAAAATCGAACCAATCCAATGTGGCTGGCTACCGCGTGTATTGGCGTGAAACGACTGAGAGCGAATGGAGCTACAGTCGTTATGTTGGCAAGGTAGATCAATTTACTTTTAACAACTTGGTGATCGATAACTATCTGTTTGGCGTTGCCGCAGTGGGTAACAATGGCAACACTAGCCCAGTTGTATTCCCTGGCGCTGCGGGTCAGTTTTAG